GCACTAAATATAAAAGGAAAGGACCAGTAAACGATACACCCTCTTTCTCCTTCATTGAAATGATATCAGCAGCAGTCGATGCGATCCAAGAAATTTGCTCCCTTTTCGAGTCAATTCCACTGGCCTCCAGCACATCTATTCCAGTAGAGTAACAATTCCAAAAATCAAGTCCCCAAGCACTAGCAAATAGAGGTTCGTCCTTTTCATCACTTAAGGCTGCTCCATTGTGCATTGCATCCTGTATCATGTTCAAACACATGAGCAAAAACTTTGACGGGCTCCCAGAAACATTGTCCGAGACAATTTCTTCCCAAGAGCCTTTGGACCCTTCCCTCTTAATAATCTGGTGAGTCGGTTTCCCCAGATTGGTTGCAATCTCCGACCCCATAAACTTAATACACGAATGCAATGCTATCTTTCCCTTCTCCACGATCTGAGACTTCTCCGTTTTGTTCCCGGGAAGACATCCACGTTGATCATTTCCTTTGACaaattccttcttcaacctagAAGATTTCTTATCCTTTAGCTTCCAATCTTCTTTCGAATCCCTCTTCCGTTTCCCCATGGGTTCGGGTTTCCCCTTTCTTTCATTGAAAGGGTCCTCAAGAGAAGGAAGGCTGAAGCACATACCCTGAATAGCAAccaaaaaacaacaacaaaaaaattccCAATTTTCAACAACATATCCCACAATTTTTAACATAAAACAGATTAGCTACAAATAATTAGCAAAGCCATAGCTTGAATTAACTATAACCAATACTTTTGCTTCAAATCATCTAATAATTAGCAAAGTCAGCTTGAAGTTAGCAACCAAATCGAATAAAACCTAAAAGATTACACATTTACTTTCAAACAACACGAACACCAAAATTAAACTCATATTCCACAACAAGGAAATCAGAAATCGAAAATCCAATAGCTCAATATTGGAAAATCATTcaattggagagaaaaaaaagttaccTGGCACTGGCGGCGCTTGCCGGATTGACGGCGCTTCTTGGCGGCGATGAAGGCAGCGACGCGGCTGGAGACCTTTGACGAGGCATCCCTTTTACTTTCCGCCTTTCTATTGATCCTTTTGTTCCTCCGTCTGGTTATGGAATTATCGCTTAGCCCCATTTTCTCGCACCACGAatgctgagagagagagagagagtggcgACTGCGAGCAGGTTTCCAAATTCCACTGGTTTTTGCGGTGTGATTTTTTCACGCACTGAGTGTGTTTCTTTAGATTTTGGGTTTTAGGGATATGTTCGGTATTACATGTGATGTTGGGGGTATTTTCGTCATGGGTTTTTGGGCCGAAGTGGGTTGGACTTTGGAATATGTAGTTTGGGCCTTATAATTATAATGAATACTATAATAATTTCAATTATCTGTATTTTAAAAGATGATTAATTCAACTTTctgtcaataaaaaaatattataatggCGTTTTTTTTCGTATATATGTTACACATAACCTTAGATAAGTGATAAATTAACTGGCTTAAACATGCAACAAAAATTCGACAAAAAACCTAGCCAccttattttactattatccCTTCTTATATATTAGAACATGGAGTATAAGATAAGTCTTCCATATTTTAATACCGacaaaatttatattaataagAAGGAAACATACATTTTTATGTTCCAATTATTTAAGTGTCTTTTAATAATATTCTTCAATTTAATAAATTCtaaacatacatacatacaatcCTAACATTTTTATAGTTAATTTGAGCTTTATGTCACAAAATATATTCCAAACATTCCTTTTAGTAACAACATAATCATATCCTCAGACTCcgatgtgtttttttttccatttgaaCACATGAAACTATGCCTTTTTGGCGTTGGCGTTCTCAATTTTTTACGTATTTCAGAAAATATCCTCCAATTTTGATATACGAAAAAATGTCAtaaactttgattttttttttgataatttttgttgaaatgacGTCGTTTCAAACTTCGATGCAATGAATAACCTTTTTGTGGAATGctataattttgtaaaattatgatcgtttgattaaaaaaaagtaaattgaaCAT
This genomic interval from Salvia splendens isolate huo1 chromosome 13, SspV2, whole genome shotgun sequence contains the following:
- the LOC121762751 gene encoding uncharacterized protein LOC121762751 yields the protein MGLSDNSITRRRNKRINRKAESKRDASSKVSSRVAAFIAAKKRRQSGKRRQCQGMCFSLPSLEDPFNERKGKPEPMGKRKRDSKEDWKLKDKKSSRLKKEFVKGNDQRGCLPGNKTEKSQIVEKGKIALHSCIKFMGSEIATNLGKPTHQIIKREGSKGSWEEIVSDNVSGSPSKFLLMCLNMIQDAMHNGAALSDEKDEPLFASAWGLDFWNCYSTGIDVLEASGIDSKREQISWIASTAADIISMKEKEGVSFTGPFLLYLVPSQDKASEVRGVWKPLKWLGVHTVSLHSGASIDHQIDGLNNCEPEFLVSTPDRLLEVVALEAVDISGVSLLVVDGLESPSSGAYFDAVKAVRQHITGSLRTVVFSDCMNISSDS